A DNA window from Synchiropus splendidus isolate RoL2022-P1 chromosome 2, RoL_Sspl_1.0, whole genome shotgun sequence contains the following coding sequences:
- the LOC128754041 gene encoding WW domain binding protein 1-like, with protein sequence MRNEASLLVMGLFLHAVGSTPTATTADTNLKQCEGVNNQSYICESGHCCGESQCCSYYYELWWFWLVWAIIFILSCCCVCHHRRTKHRLQQQQRQHEINLIAYREAHNYPSLPFYFRFLPNYLLPDYEEVVNRPPTPPPPYSALHSGPTTVVTGPLAPEQSERPCTVIQPTAMPPSADVCLYGRHSPVDSQPPPGDFISANKPLHATQDAAVILSSEGLNSEGLANRQKECDGPEDPGKDALLGNLSDGSADDKERQHSGRMRRFTGDSGIEVCVCGSQGSSGCSSATSSGQEGKPSREADTLLGREDEKGDFCDSCGHRSSYCVEEEPRTGCPERRAAHGPSQASHRSSTPVCLLLHTISEQEAPQHGTSTEPQG encoded by the exons AATCTGAAACAGTGCGAAGGAGTCAACAACCAGAGTTACATCTGTGAGTCTGGACACTGCTGCGGGGAGTCTCAGTGCTGCAGCTACTACTATGAACTGTGGT GGTTTTGGCTGGTGTGGGCGATCATCTTCATTCTGAGTTGCTGCTGCGTGTGTCATCATCGCCGAACCAAACACCgcctgcagcaacaacaacgtCAGCATGAGATCAACCTCATTGCTTACCGCGAAGCTCACAACTACCCATCCCTGCCCTTCTATTTCA GATTTTTGCCAAACTACCTCCTGCCTGACTATGAAGAAGTTGTCAACAGACCACCCACTCCTCCCCCTCCATACAGTGCCTTACACAGTGGCCCGACCACTGTGGTCACAGGTCCACTTGCTCCCGAGCAGTCGGAGCGACCCTGTACGGTCATCCAACCCACCGCAATGCCGCCAAGTGCTGATGTCTGTTTGTACGGCAGACACAGTCCAGTAGATTCACAGCCACCACCTGGGGACTTCATATCTGCCAACAAGCCCCTGCATGCAACACAAGACGCCGCTGTGATCCTCAGCTCAGAGGGACTGAATAGTGAAGGGCTCGCCAACCGCCAGAAAGAGTGTGATGGTCCAGAAGACCCTGGCAAGGATGCTCTTCTTGGGAACCTGTCAGATGGAAGTGCTGACGACAAAGAGCGGCAGCACAGCGGAAGGATGCGGCGATTTACCGGGGACTCTGGGATCGAGGTGTGTGTTTGCGGCTCGCAAGGAAGCAGCGGGTGTAGCAGCGCCACCAGCAGTGGCCAGGAAGGGAAGCCGTCGCGGGAGGCGGACACCCTGCTGGGACGGGAGGATGAGAAGGGAGACTTCTGCGACAGTTGCGGTCACCGTTCGTCCTACTGTGTGGAAGAGGAGCCCCGAACAGGCTGCCCGGAGAGGCGGGCTGCACATGGACCCTCCCAAGCATCTCACCGGAGCAGCACTCcagtctgcctcctcctccataCTATCAGCGAGCAGGAGGCGCCACAACACGGCACCAGCACTGAGCCACAGGGTTGA
- the LOC128754291 gene encoding arsenite methyltransferase-like, whose amino-acid sequence MSAARRFEDTAIHVDVKDYYGKKLQKQTDLKSNACLAPSQPTPTHVLKALKKVHADVTDRYYGCGLVVPECLEGCSILDLGSGSGRDCYMLSQLVGQSGHVTGIDMTEEQLAVARAHIDHHMKEFGFKNPNVSFVQGYIEALSEAGLQKNSFDIIISNCVVNLSPDKKRVLAEAYNVLKDGGEFYFSDVYSSDRLTEVIKQHKVLWGECLGGALWWQDLVRLAEEVGFAPPRMVTASVITVDNKELQDVLGDYKFVSVTYRLFKTPKGSPEPRQVMYNGNITGVEGAFHFDSQYTFKMNEVVEVDGEVASILSHSRFAGEFTFQPQGGTSGPCVVRPQPAVVDPFQLVLQRGEKGSAAGGCCSAKSATCCK is encoded by the exons ATGTCTGCTGCACGCAG ATTCGAGGATACTGCGATCCATGTGGACGTCAAG GACTATTATGGGAAGAAGCTGCAGAAGCAGACAGACTTGAAGAGCAACGCGTGTTTGGCTCCATCTCAGCCCACTCCCACCCACGTCCTGAAGGCCCTGAAGAAGGTGCATGCTGACGTCACAGACAG GTACTATGGCTGCGGCCTGGTGGTCCCCGAgtgtttggagggctgcagcaTTCTGGACCTTGGCAGTGGAAGTGGAAGGGACTGCTACATGCTGAGTCAGCTCGTGGGCCAgtccggtcacgtgactggcATCGATATGACTGAAGAGCAG CTGGCCGTGGCCCGGGCACATATTGACCACCACATGAAGGAGTTTGGATTCAAGAACCCCAACGTCTCCTTTGTCCAGGGCTACATCGAGGCCCTGTCTGAGGCTGGACTGCAAAAGAACTCCTTTGATATCATCAT CTCCAACTGTGTGGTGAATCTCTCTCCTGACAAAAAGCGAGTCTTGGCTGAAGCCTACAATGTCCTCAAG GATGGAGGGGAGTTCTATTTCAGTGACGTCTACAGCAGCGACAGGCTGACTGAGGTCATCAAGCAGCACAAAGTCCTCTGGG GTGAGTGTCTTGGTGGCGCCCTGTGGTGGCAGGATCTGGTGCGGCTCGCAGAGGAAGTGGGCTTCGCTCCCCCCAGGATGGTCACCGCCAGCGTCATCACGGTTGACAACAAGGAGCTGCAAGACGTTCTTG GTGACTACAAGTTTGTGTCCGTTACTTACCGTCTTTTCAAGACCCCAAAAGGAAGTCCTGAGCCACGGCAGGTCATGTACAACGGCAACATCACCGGGGTGGAGGGCGCGTTCCATTTTGACTCCCAGTACACCTTCAAG ATGAATGAAGTCGTGGAGGTGGACGGTGAGGTGGCTTCCATCCTGAGCCATTCCAGATTCGCTGGGGAGTTCACTTTCCAGCCACAGGGAGGGACCAGCGGTCCGTGCGTGGTCAGACCCCAG CCCGCCGTTGTGGATCCCTTCCAATTGGTCCTGCAGCGGGGCGAGAAAGGTTCAGCCGCTGGGGGGTGCTGCAGCGCCAAGTCTGCGACCTGCTGCAAGTAA